Genomic window (Arachis hypogaea cultivar Tifrunner chromosome 13, arahy.Tifrunner.gnm2.J5K5, whole genome shotgun sequence):
CATGGAGCTTTTGACTTTAAGTACTGTTTTGGACCCTAAAGACAATTTTAAGTTGTTTAATATTCAGAATATATGCAAGTTAGCTGAAAAGTTTTATCCTTCAAAATTTTCTGATCATGAaatgattctcttgaatgctCAATTGCAACATTATGCATTTGATATACCGAATTATCTAAAAGATGTTGGGACACTTTTTGAGTTATGTCAAAAATTGAAGGAAAcaggaaaatcaagaacttatcaTTTGGTTGATAGACTGATTCGCAATGTCTTGACTCTTCCAGTATCTACAGCAACAACAGAAAGAGCTTTCTCGGCAATGAAAATTGTTAAAACAAGACTTCGGAGTAAAATGACAGACGAATTTCTTGCAGATAATTTAGTCATTTACATTGAGAAAGAAATTGCAGCTACTTTCAGTGCAGATTCAATAATAGATGACTTTGAATCAAGAAAAAAACGTCGAGCTCAATTGTCTATGTaagttgtaaattttaatttatttcagttctAATAATAttgttactaatttttttattgcataagttatggttgtgatttaaattatttacatgAAGGTTGAAGCATAAtacatttttctaataattttgcaGGAAACGTCTAAAAAAGAATTGAATAGTATTTGAAGATTCTAAAAACAACTATGTAACAACTTATATTTACAatatttgaaattagttttgagatatttgtgtttaattattttaatatacaatATGTTTAGTTATcttataaaaagtaaattttaagttttagttgttatttttaattaaaattatatatatagttacttttaactttttttgtcaaaataaaaaGCTAAAAAGAATATTGGCCCCCTAATAAATATTGTCTAGCTTCGCCCCTGAGTACAATTATATGAAGTAAAGTTAGCTACTTACAGGGGAAAAgctagataaaatattagaagggggccaaaaatatttacacaataaaataagactaaaataaaattttaaggggagttaaactaaaatttacatataatttatatgtaaaaaattaaaattagggagcCATTGCCCCTTTCCTACTATGTGGCTCCGCCAACTGACTACTTATACTACAATTGCTTTGTAACTAACTAAAGCCAACTTAGTACAGTGTCACCACCTTGTCATCTCAACTAACAAATTCCAAAAGATTTACTAACTACTCTTTGCTAGTTTACTAATGACTACTAACATCCTTCTTTAACCTAGAGAACGATGTTGTTCTTGATGTATGTCTTTCTTCAACATTATTCTTTAAACTAATGGGTGTTGTGGCTGTTGCAATTCTAAATTTAGGCCTGAAATTGACAGAAGGTACTTGTGAGAATAGTTAGTTAAAATGCCTGCCAACTAATCACACGATGGAATATGT
Coding sequences:
- the LOC112733946 gene encoding uncharacterized protein, with the protein product MFAATQTVLNNIIDDGTTSAQRGEAYGVNKVLSSFEFVFSLHLMKEIIGITNILCQALQQKSQDLLNAMHVISTSKLLLQKLRDNGLCNLLEIVKKFCEKHEIDIPDMSTQYTVGRGRSRQPKITIEHHYRVDVFLAAIDSQIQELNSRFNEETMELLTLSTVLDPKDNFKLFNIQNICKLAEKFYPSKFSDHEMILLNAQLQHYAFDIPNYLKDVGTLFELCQKLKETGKSRTYHLVDRLIRNVLTLPVSTATTERAFSAMKIVKTRLRSKMTDEFLADNLVIYIEKEIAATFSADSIIDDFESRKKRRAQLSM